In one Rutidosis leptorrhynchoides isolate AG116_Rl617_1_P2 chromosome 8, CSIRO_AGI_Rlap_v1, whole genome shotgun sequence genomic region, the following are encoded:
- the LOC139861116 gene encoding uncharacterized protein, whose amino-acid sequence MNITTIALDQLIESKASNNPMEADNNANDSRQGSRNNGTDKSTDRNHHWSQISPALYATPEPTPLPDSPSSFAPSPYIVDHKRRGPRLFNALSEDVIAIHRAVADEKDTEIVNSLEADIVESSSVVNDTVADIVLDPMLNRTDDASAEPDNFESVELEKDSEMDDFFDPQDSMSFRSSIDGESSSGLERSVNLNASSSEFYDAWEELSSVSGSQPSSHDVETELREMRLSLLVEIEKQKRAEEYINDMRTQWRRIREQLYFVGLNLPEDPTVSQDHSGDDLVEELSRQVHVIRFVSNSIATGVAKAELEPNMEAQIESKNFEIARLVDRLRYYEAVNYEMSQRNQETIESMRRSRQRRKRKQRWIWGLIVAAVTVGSGALVWSYGKGSSLQDAPTSHTSEGSRSAQ is encoded by the exons ATGAATATTACAACGATTGCTTTAGATCAGTTAATAGAATCAAAAGCTTCTAATAATCCAATGGAAGCTGATAACAATGCAAATGATTCGAGGCAGGGGAGTCGAAATAATGGTACTGATAAATCAACAGATAGAAATCATCATTGGAGTCAGATTTCACCTGCGTTGTACGCGACCCCTGAACCGACACCGCTCCCCGATTCTCCATCGTCGTTTGCTCCATCTCCATACATTGTAGATCACAAGAGACGTGGGCCACGTCTTTTCAACGCTCTCTCTGAAGATGTTATCGCTATTCACCGAGCTGTAGCTGATGAAAAGGATACTGAAATAGTGAACAGTTTAGAAGCAGATATTGTTGAGTCGAGTAGTGTTGTCAATGACACGGTTGCTGATATCGTTCTTGACCCAATGCTTAATAGGACTGACGATGCGTCAGCTGAACCGGATAACTTTGAGTCTGTTGAGTTGGAAAAGGACAGCGAAATGGATGATTTTTTTGATCCGCAAGATTCAATGAGTTTTAGGAGCAGCATAGATGGGGAAAGCAGTAGTGGGTTGGAGCGTTCTGTGAATCTTAACGCTTCTTCTTCTGAGTTTTATGATGCGTGGGAAG AATTATCATCTGTGAGTGGATCCCAGCCTTCTTCACATGATGTTGAGACCGAATTACGTGAAATGCGACTGAGTTTATTGGTGGAAATTGAGAAACAAAAACGCGCAGAAGAATACATAAACGATATGCGAACCCAATGGAGGAGGATACGCGAGCAGTTATATTTCGTTGGGTTAAATCTTCCGGAAGATCCCACTGTGTCGCAGGACCATTCTGGAGATGATCTTGTAGAAGAATTATCACGACAGGTTCACGTCATTCGCTTTGTATCGAATTCTATTGCTACGGGAGTTGCAAAAGCTGAGCTCGAGCCCAATATGGAAGCCCAAATCGAATCTAAAAACTTCGAGATTGCTAGATTAGTGGACCGATTGCGTTATTACGAGGCTGTCAATTATGAGATGTCTCAGAGGAATCAAGAAACTATTG AATCGATGCGCCGTTCAAGGCAAAGAAGAAAGAGAAAACAGAGGTGGATTTGGGGTTTAATTGTTGCTGCGGTTACAGTTGGGAGTGGTGCTTTAGTATGGTCATACGGTAAAGGTTCGTCTTTACAAGACGCTCCTACATCTCATACGTCTGAAGGTAGTCGTTCAGCGCAGTAA